The following are encoded together in the Salvia hispanica cultivar TCC Black 2014 chromosome 6, UniMelb_Shisp_WGS_1.0, whole genome shotgun sequence genome:
- the LOC125195313 gene encoding uncharacterized protein LOC125195313, with the protein MARKPNPNEMESNINFVNTILESHKAPTLKEFMVELALIKSKQHHVIKWLEYEFMKGVERMDLNLGFGVTSYDRNVDCSDYPVFDEKMARSITRSSSFESCLKVFCLRCVEVNGDAIALLVRHCKLLERLMIYRSNRRSDVEIGGTSLKHLDLRSREINHIEENYNIRVCAPNLTWLTVDQNSGRVLLENVPNLVHMNFYCRPRHGDSMFHFANAAAQLQTLIIHISDPMVRFTVPEMPKLKKLVIYVRTNVYSFVPLPVPQFLSASPCLEELKIEISEILFGAFPQFASTPDIFEIPKVGEGCGHKQLKVFVLSGYCGVEKIEEFEFGHCKTSLELVRYIVENSVRLEEIVLGQCDRIGLVRDIVDYGDEPLHNYFIKPAIDHYRFAATPDQRQAFKDRCNRNIYHHTLN; encoded by the exons ATGGCCCGCAAACCAAATCCCAACGAGATggaatcaaatataaatttcgtAAACACAATTCTTGAATCGCACAAAGCCCCAACTTTGAAAGAATTCATGGTCGAGTTGgctttaattaaatctaagcAACACCATGTGATTAAATGGCTTGAATATGAGTTTATGAAAGGAGTTGAGAGGATGGACTTAAACTTGGGTTTCGGTGTAACATCCTATGATAGAAATGTTGATTGTAGTGATTATCCGGTGTTTGATGAAAAGATGGCTCGAAGCATAACAAGGAGCAGTAGTTTCGAATCATGCCTCAAAGTGTTTTGTTTGAGATGTGTTGAAGTGAATGGTGATGCTATTGCTTTGTTGGTGCGTCATTGCAAGTTGTTGGAGAGATTGATGATTTACCGCTCAAATagaag GTCCGATGTGGAGATTGGTGGGACGTCACTGAAGCATTTGGATTTGCGGTCACGCGAGATTAACCATATTGaggaaaattacaatattagaGTTTGTGCTCCAAATCTTACTTGGCTGACGGTGGATCAAAATTCGGGAAGGGTGTTGCTTGAAAATGTCCCAAACCTTGTCCACATGAATTTCTACTGTAGACCTAGACATGGAGATTCAATGTTCCATTTTGCCAACGCAGCCGCACAACTCCAAACTCTCATCATTCACATATCTGATCCTATG GTGAGGTTTACGGTCCCTGAGATGCCTAAACTGAAGAAGTTGGTGATCTACGTTCGTACAAatgtttattcatttgttCCCCTACCGGTGCCTCAGTTTTTATCTGCTTCTCCTTGTCTAGAAGAGCTCAAAATAGAG ATTAGCGAGATTTTATTCGGAGCATTTCCACAATTTGCATCAACCCcagatatttttgaaattccAAAAGTTGGTGAGGGATGTGGACACAAGCAGCTCAAGGTTTTTGTGTTATCAGGGTATTGTGGAGTGGAAAAAATAGAAGAGTTCGAATTTGGGCATTGTAAAACTAGTTTGGAATTGGTGAGGTATATTGTGGAGAATAGTGTGAGACTTGAAGAAATTGTGCTTGGTCAATGTGATCGAATTGGATTGGTAAGAGATATTGTTGATTATGGAGATGAACCTCTCCACAATTACTTCATCAAACCAGCAATTGATCATTATAGATTTGCGGCTACACCTGACCAGCGACAGGCTTTCAAAGACAGATGCAACAGGAACATATACCACCACACATTAAATTGA